From Streptomyces fungicidicus, one genomic window encodes:
- a CDS encoding aspartate-semialdehyde dehydrogenase, translated as MRVGIVGATGQVGTVMRRILKERNFPVTELRLFASARSAGTELDGVTVEDASTADYTGLDIVLFSAGGATSKALAEKVASQGAVVIDNSSAWRKDPEVPLVVSEVNPHAIANRPKGIIANPNCTTMAAMPVLRPLHAEAGLEALVVATYQAVSGSGVAGVAELHGQAQKVIDEADKLTHDGSAADFPEPAVYQRPIAFNVLPLAGNLVDDGLNETDEEQKLRNESRKILEIPELKVSGTCVRVPVFSGHSLQVNARFARPISVERATELLAEAPGVVLTDIPTPLQAAGQDPSYVGRIRPDETVENGLALFVSNDNLRKGAALNAVQIAELVAAELRG; from the coding sequence GTGAGGGTCGGAATCGTCGGAGCCACCGGTCAGGTGGGCACGGTCATGCGCAGGATCCTCAAGGAGCGGAACTTCCCCGTCACCGAGCTGCGCCTGTTCGCCTCGGCCCGCTCGGCCGGCACGGAGCTGGACGGCGTGACGGTGGAGGACGCGTCCACCGCCGACTACACCGGCCTCGACATCGTGCTGTTCTCCGCGGGCGGCGCGACCTCGAAGGCGCTGGCCGAGAAGGTCGCCTCGCAGGGCGCGGTCGTGATCGACAACTCCTCCGCCTGGCGCAAGGACCCCGAGGTCCCCCTCGTCGTCTCCGAGGTCAACCCGCACGCGATCGCGAACCGCCCCAAGGGCATCATCGCCAACCCGAACTGCACCACGATGGCCGCGATGCCGGTGCTGCGTCCGCTGCACGCGGAGGCGGGCCTCGAGGCGCTGGTCGTCGCCACCTACCAGGCGGTGTCCGGCTCCGGCGTCGCTGGCGTGGCGGAGCTGCACGGCCAGGCGCAGAAGGTGATCGACGAGGCCGACAAGCTGACCCACGACGGCTCGGCGGCCGACTTCCCCGAGCCCGCCGTCTACCAGCGCCCCATCGCCTTCAACGTGCTGCCCCTCGCCGGCAACCTCGTCGACGACGGTCTGAACGAGACCGACGAGGAGCAGAAGCTGCGCAACGAGTCCCGGAAGATCCTGGAGATCCCGGAGCTCAAGGTCTCCGGCACCTGTGTCCGCGTCCCGGTCTTCTCCGGGCACTCCCTGCAGGTCAACGCCCGTTTCGCCCGCCCGATCAGCGTCGAGCGCGCGACGGAGCTGCTGGCGGAAGCCCCCGGTGTCGTCCTCACCGACATCCCGACCCCGCTGCAGGCCGCCGGCCAGGACCCGTCGTACGTCGGCCGCATCCGCCCCGACGAGACGGTGGAGAACGGCCTCGCGCTGTTCGTCTCCAACGACAACCTCCGCAAGGGCGCGGCGCTGAACGCCGTGCAGATCGCGGAGCTGGTGGCGGCCGAGCTGCGCGGCTGA
- a CDS encoding TIGR03767 family metallophosphoesterase has product MSRTRSVAGSTGPHRRSLLAATGAVALSAGAGYALWPGDGRAAAAEGPAPGAEEAVPASSRRAPAAPLAPYTRGTTLAAAAVPRRGPGYRRLTEGPGWGRVVRDELAGARSGRTARRTTLAAFVQLTDLHLIDTQHPLRLEYLRSADVHAWRPQEALTVQGAVSLVERVNALRGAPVTGSPLHFAMTTGDNTDNNARSELEWFLTVLSGGRVTPNTGDPRHYEGVQNSGLRHYWHPDTALRDTDKQLGFPHLDGFLAAAVREVNSPGLNLPWYSTVGNHDTMPLGCYASHGDSRLTELAVGGRKLMDVPAAEAHRLQQSIKKATDPGGVRYGDFLAAHARAARSVTPDERRAPFTPAEYLRAHLDPAHQGFGPVGHGYSAENLDAGTQYYAFRITDDVLGVSLDTTDPGGHYNGSLGTAQLRWLERTLRENEDSVAVVFSHHTSTSMSNTHPDPARPDERRHPGEELVALLGRHRNVVAWVNGHVHRNAITPHTGSGGSFWEISTASHVDFPQLARIVELVDNKDGTLSLFTTLVESAAPHRTDFTDLSQTGLAALYRELSLNAPGARTDLAGDPGDRNTELVLRKR; this is encoded by the coding sequence ATGTCGCGCACACGCTCAGTCGCCGGCTCCACTGGACCCCACCGTCGATCCCTGCTCGCCGCCACCGGAGCGGTGGCCCTCTCCGCCGGCGCCGGGTACGCGCTGTGGCCCGGCGACGGCCGGGCGGCGGCCGCGGAGGGCCCCGCTCCCGGCGCCGAGGAGGCCGTGCCCGCCTCCAGCCGCCGGGCACCGGCCGCCCCGCTCGCCCCGTACACCCGCGGCACCACCCTCGCCGCCGCGGCGGTCCCGCGCCGCGGACCGGGGTACCGGCGCCTGACCGAAGGGCCGGGCTGGGGCCGGGTGGTGCGCGACGAACTGGCCGGAGCGCGCTCCGGCCGGACCGCCCGCCGGACCACGCTCGCCGCGTTCGTGCAACTCACCGACCTGCACCTCATCGACACCCAGCACCCGCTGCGCCTGGAGTACCTGCGCTCGGCCGACGTACACGCCTGGCGGCCCCAGGAGGCCCTGACCGTCCAGGGCGCCGTCTCCCTGGTGGAGCGGGTCAACGCGCTGCGGGGCGCCCCCGTCACCGGATCCCCGCTGCACTTCGCGATGACCACCGGCGACAACACCGACAACAACGCCCGCTCCGAACTGGAGTGGTTCCTGACGGTGCTCAGCGGCGGCCGGGTCACCCCCAACACGGGCGACCCGCGCCACTACGAGGGCGTCCAGAACAGCGGGCTGCGCCACTACTGGCACCCCGACACCGCGCTCCGCGACACCGACAAGCAGCTCGGCTTCCCCCACCTCGACGGCTTCCTCGCGGCGGCCGTCCGCGAGGTGAACAGCCCCGGCCTCAACCTGCCCTGGTACTCCACCGTCGGCAACCACGACACCATGCCGCTGGGCTGCTACGCCTCCCACGGCGACTCCCGCCTCACCGAACTCGCTGTCGGCGGCCGCAAGCTGATGGACGTGCCGGCGGCCGAGGCGCACCGGCTCCAGCAGTCCATCAAGAAGGCCACCGACCCCGGCGGCGTGCGGTACGGCGACTTCCTGGCCGCCCACGCCCGCGCGGCGCGCTCCGTCACCCCCGACGAGAGGCGCGCCCCCTTCACCCCGGCCGAGTACCTGCGGGCCCATCTGGACCCCGCCCACCAGGGTTTCGGCCCGGTCGGCCACGGCTACTCCGCGGAGAACCTCGACGCGGGCACCCAGTACTACGCCTTCCGGATCACCGACGACGTCCTCGGCGTCAGCCTCGACACCACCGACCCCGGCGGCCACTACAACGGCTCCCTCGGCACCGCCCAACTCCGCTGGCTGGAGCGGACGCTCCGGGAGAACGAGGACTCCGTCGCCGTCGTCTTCAGCCACCACACGAGCACGTCGATGAGCAACACCCACCCCGACCCGGCCCGTCCCGACGAGCGGCGCCACCCCGGCGAGGAGCTCGTCGCGCTGCTCGGCAGGCACCGGAACGTGGTCGCGTGGGTCAACGGGCATGTCCACCGCAACGCGATCACCCCGCACACCGGGTCCGGCGGCTCCTTCTGGGAGATCTCCACCGCCTCCCACGTCGACTTCCCCCAGCTGGCGAGGATCGTGGAGCTGGTGGACAACAAGGACGGCACCCTGTCGCTCTTCACCACCCTCGTCGAGTCCGCGGCCCCGCACCGCACCGACTTCACCGACCTCTCCCAGACGGGCCTGGCCGCCCTCTACCGCGAGCTCTCCCTCAACGCCCCCGGCGCCCGCACGGACCTGGCCGGTGACCCGGGGGACCGCAACACGGAGCTGGTGCTGCGGAAGCGCTGA
- a CDS encoding NUDIX hydrolase, which produces MRRNLRVAAYAVVVRDGQFLLARSPGPGGVPEWVLPGGGMEHGEDPYDTVRREVEEETGYHIEVTGLLGVDSTRRTFPARFGRAVDHHGVRLVYEGRITGGALRNEIGGSTELAAWQPLEAVPDLVRIRMVDIGLRLWRERPAAGRVDTP; this is translated from the coding sequence ATGCGACGGAATCTGCGGGTGGCGGCCTACGCCGTGGTGGTGCGCGACGGACAGTTCCTGCTGGCCCGGTCACCGGGCCCCGGCGGCGTCCCCGAGTGGGTGCTGCCGGGCGGCGGCATGGAACACGGTGAGGACCCCTACGACACCGTGCGGCGGGAGGTCGAGGAGGAGACCGGTTACCACATCGAGGTCACCGGACTCCTCGGCGTCGACTCCACCCGGCGCACCTTCCCCGCCCGCTTCGGCCGCGCCGTGGACCACCACGGCGTACGGCTGGTCTACGAGGGCCGGATCACCGGCGGCGCCCTGCGCAACGAGATCGGCGGCTCCACCGAACTGGCCGCCTGGCAGCCGCTGGAGGCCGTTCCGGACCTGGTCCGCATCCGCATGGTCGACATCGGCCTGCGGCTGTGGCGCGAACGCCCCGCGGCCGGCCGGGTGGACACCCCCTAG
- a CDS encoding RNA polymerase sigma factor — protein sequence MLRGRIRRGRGPSSVATDDDPLDAAQERRVRAVLALGGVPQGDLPDGVQQVRLRLLERAASGREAPRDVSAWAAVVASNLAMDWHRAKRRQERLGERLASLRPAEAPSGEENSLLSLAVARGLDELPDAQRQVVVLRFYADLPVRSIAEQLGVPEGTVKSRLHTAVRALRARLHEDEVV from the coding sequence GTGCTGCGCGGAAGGATCCGGCGCGGCCGGGGGCCGTCGTCCGTCGCCACGGACGACGACCCGCTGGACGCGGCGCAGGAACGCCGGGTGCGGGCGGTGCTCGCACTGGGCGGGGTCCCGCAGGGGGACCTGCCGGACGGGGTGCAGCAGGTCCGTCTGCGGCTGCTGGAGCGCGCCGCGAGCGGGCGGGAGGCGCCGCGGGACGTCTCGGCGTGGGCGGCGGTGGTCGCCTCCAACCTCGCCATGGACTGGCACCGGGCCAAACGCCGCCAGGAGCGGCTGGGGGAGCGCCTCGCGTCGCTGCGCCCGGCGGAGGCGCCCTCCGGCGAGGAGAACAGCCTGCTCTCCCTCGCCGTCGCCCGCGGGCTCGACGAGCTGCCCGACGCGCAGCGCCAGGTCGTCGTGCTGCGCTTCTACGCCGACCTGCCGGTGCGGTCCATAGCCGAGCAGCTCGGCGTCCCGGAGGGCACGGTCAAGAGCAGGCTGCACACGGCGGTGCGCGCCCTGCGCGCCCGCCTGCACGAGGACGAGGTGGTGTGA
- a CDS encoding dienelactone hydrolase family protein has protein sequence MTAITTRTVEYPADGLTMIGHLALPAGTDRRPAVLLGPEGMGLSDVERRRADDLAELGYVALAIDLHGGRYLGDPEEMLARCLPLLADPDRMRGIGHAALDVLRTEPRTDPDRIAAIGYGTGGAIALELGRDGVNLRAIGTVNATTTGRPGEAARIRCPVWAGVGSEDPIMPPAQRNAFTAEMQAAGVDWRLTVYGGALHAFHHPPVDHPTVPGVGYHPQHAQRAWRDVVDLLTECLPVTDGLRA, from the coding sequence ATGACGGCGATTACGACGCGTACGGTCGAGTACCCGGCGGACGGTTTGACGATGATCGGGCACCTCGCGCTCCCGGCCGGTACCGACCGCCGGCCCGCGGTGTTGCTCGGACCGGAGGGCATGGGGCTCAGCGACGTCGAACGCCGCCGGGCCGATGATCTCGCCGAACTGGGATACGTAGCGCTGGCCATCGACCTTCACGGCGGGCGCTACTTGGGCGACCCCGAGGAAATGCTGGCCCGTTGCCTGCCACTGCTCGCTGATCCCGACCGGATGCGGGGCATCGGCCATGCGGCGCTCGACGTGTTGCGCACCGAACCGCGGACCGACCCCGACCGGATCGCCGCCATCGGCTACGGCACCGGGGGTGCCATCGCGCTGGAACTCGGGCGCGACGGCGTCAACCTGCGCGCGATCGGGACAGTCAACGCGACTACCACGGGCCGACCGGGCGAGGCGGCGCGCATTCGCTGCCCGGTGTGGGCCGGGGTCGGATCGGAAGACCCGATCATGCCGCCCGCGCAACGGAACGCGTTCACCGCCGAGATGCAGGCCGCGGGCGTCGACTGGCGCCTCACGGTCTACGGCGGCGCCTTACACGCCTTCCACCACCCGCCGGTCGACCACCCCACAGTCCCCGGCGTCGGCTACCACCCACAGCACGCGCAGCGAGCCTGGCGCGACGTCGTCGACCTGCTCACCGAGTGCCTGCCCGTGACGGACGGGCTGAGGGCATGA
- the pepN gene encoding aminopeptidase N has protein sequence MPGENLTREEARERAALLSVDGYEVSLDLRSAVGEHSGGGPRTFRSVTTVRFRCAEPGASSFADLIAPSVTALSLNGRDLDPGRVFDGSRILLEDLAADNELVVDAQCAYSRTGEGMHRFVDPEDGEVYLYTQYEPADSRRVFANFEQPDLKAPYRFEVRAPEGWTVWSNGAGESADGVWRFAETKPISTYITCVVAGPYHYVTDSYERVLEDGTRLEIPLGAMCRKGLAPHFDADDVFLVTKQGLDFFHDHFDYPYPFGKYDQAFVPEYNLGAMENPGMVTFREEFIFRGKVTRASYEGRANVILHEMAHMWFGDLVTMEWWDDLWLKESFADFMGAFSLVGATRFTDGWITFANRRKAWAYRADQLPSTHPITADIRDLQDAKLNFDGITYAKGASVLKQLVAYVGQDAFLEGARRYFKRHAYGNTRLGDLLSVLEETSGRDMAAWSRAWLQTAGVNSLTPQVLLGADGRIDELTVLQEAAAVPDQPTPSAGHPELRPHRVAVGLYRRTDSGTLERYAQAETDVDGARTVVAELAGADAPELVLVNDDDLTYCKTRFDDTSLAALREHLGALTDPLARALCWSALWNMTRDALLPARNFVDLVLRFAGRESDIGVLQMLHAWAESALVHYAAPFGRAELGVELARGARRELHDAEPGSEHQLAWARFFARSAAEPADFDLLTGLLDGTSAVEGLAVDQELRWAFLEPLAAHGVADEKVLDAELARDDTASGKRHQVRCLAARPSAAVKAQCWAQVVESDALSNALVEATISGFAQSSQRELLAPYTEKYFAAIERVWTGRSIQIGMDVVRGLFPSHQDSQETLDATDAWLTSHEDAAPALRRLVLESRDDLARALRGQACDEAAAGR, from the coding sequence GTACGAGGTCTCCCTCGACCTGCGTTCCGCGGTCGGCGAGCACTCCGGCGGGGGCCCGCGCACCTTCCGGTCCGTCACCACCGTCCGGTTCCGCTGCGCCGAGCCGGGGGCGAGCAGCTTCGCGGACCTGATCGCCCCGAGCGTGACCGCCCTCTCGCTGAACGGACGGGACCTCGACCCCGGCCGGGTCTTCGACGGCTCGCGGATCCTCCTTGAGGACCTGGCCGCCGACAACGAGCTCGTGGTGGACGCGCAGTGCGCCTACTCCCGCACCGGCGAGGGCATGCACCGCTTCGTCGACCCCGAGGACGGCGAGGTGTACCTGTACACCCAGTACGAGCCGGCCGACTCCCGTCGCGTCTTCGCCAATTTCGAGCAGCCCGACCTCAAGGCGCCCTACCGCTTCGAGGTGCGCGCACCCGAGGGCTGGACGGTGTGGAGCAACGGGGCCGGTGAATCGGCCGACGGGGTGTGGCGGTTCGCGGAGACCAAGCCGATCTCGACGTACATCACCTGTGTGGTGGCGGGCCCGTACCACTACGTGACCGACTCCTACGAGCGGGTCCTGGAGGACGGCACCCGGCTGGAGATCCCGCTCGGCGCGATGTGCCGCAAGGGCCTCGCCCCGCACTTCGACGCCGACGACGTGTTCCTGGTGACCAAGCAGGGCCTGGACTTCTTCCACGACCACTTCGACTACCCGTACCCGTTCGGGAAGTACGACCAGGCGTTCGTGCCCGAGTACAACCTGGGCGCGATGGAGAACCCCGGGATGGTCACCTTCCGGGAGGAGTTCATCTTCCGGGGCAAGGTGACGCGCGCCTCGTACGAGGGCCGGGCCAACGTCATCCTGCACGAGATGGCGCACATGTGGTTCGGCGACCTGGTCACCATGGAGTGGTGGGACGACCTGTGGCTGAAGGAGTCCTTCGCGGACTTCATGGGCGCGTTCTCGCTGGTCGGCGCGACCCGCTTCACCGACGGCTGGATCACCTTCGCCAACCGCCGCAAGGCCTGGGCGTACCGCGCGGACCAGCTGCCCTCCACGCACCCGATCACCGCGGACATCCGCGACCTGCAGGACGCCAAGCTCAACTTCGACGGCATCACCTACGCCAAGGGCGCCTCCGTGCTGAAGCAGCTGGTGGCGTACGTCGGGCAGGACGCGTTCCTGGAGGGCGCCCGGCGCTACTTCAAGCGGCACGCGTACGGCAACACGCGCCTGGGCGACCTGCTGTCGGTGCTGGAGGAGACCAGCGGGCGCGACATGGCCGCGTGGTCGCGGGCATGGCTGCAGACGGCAGGAGTCAACTCCCTCACCCCGCAGGTGCTGCTGGGCGCGGACGGCAGGATCGACGAGCTGACGGTTCTCCAGGAGGCCGCCGCAGTGCCCGATCAGCCGACTCCGTCGGCGGGGCACCCCGAACTGCGCCCGCACCGGGTGGCGGTGGGCCTGTACCGGCGCACGGACTCCGGCACCCTGGAGCGGTACGCGCAGGCCGAGACGGACGTCGACGGGGCGCGTACGGTCGTGGCGGAGCTGGCGGGCGCGGACGCGCCGGAGCTGGTGCTGGTCAACGACGACGACCTGACGTACTGCAAGACCCGCTTCGACGACACGTCGCTGGCGGCGCTGCGGGAGCACCTGGGCGCGCTGACCGACCCGCTCGCCCGTGCCCTGTGCTGGTCGGCGCTGTGGAACATGACCCGCGACGCGCTGCTGCCCGCCCGGAACTTCGTGGACCTGGTGCTGCGGTTCGCCGGACGCGAGTCCGACATCGGTGTGCTCCAGATGCTGCACGCCTGGGCGGAGTCGGCGCTGGTGCACTACGCGGCGCCGTTCGGGCGCGCGGAGCTCGGCGTGGAGCTCGCCCGGGGCGCGCGGCGCGAGCTGCACGACGCCGAGCCGGGCAGCGAGCACCAGCTGGCCTGGGCGCGGTTCTTCGCGCGCTCGGCCGCCGAGCCCGCGGACTTCGACCTGCTCACGGGCCTGCTGGACGGCACCTCGGCGGTCGAGGGCCTGGCGGTGGACCAGGAGCTGCGCTGGGCGTTCCTGGAGCCGCTGGCCGCGCACGGGGTCGCGGACGAGAAGGTGCTGGACGCGGAGCTGGCCCGGGACGACACGGCCTCGGGCAAGCGCCACCAGGTGCGCTGTCTGGCCGCGCGCCCGTCGGCGGCGGTCAAGGCGCAGTGCTGGGCGCAGGTCGTGGAGTCGGACGCGCTGTCCAACGCGCTGGTGGAGGCCACCATCTCCGGCTTCGCGCAGTCGTCCCAGCGGGAGCTGCTCGCGCCGTACACCGAGAAGTACTTCGCGGCGATCGAGCGGGTGTGGACCGGGCGGTCCATCCAGATCGGCATGGACGTGGTCCGCGGCCTGTTCCCCTCCCACCAGGACTCGCAGGAGACCCTGGACGCGACCGACGCCTGGCTCACCTCCCACGAGGACGCCGCCCCGGCGCTGCGCCGACTGGTCCTGGAGTCCCGTGACGACCTGGCCCGGGCGCTGCGCGGCCAGGCGTGCGACGAGGCCGCCGCCGGCCGGTGA
- a CDS encoding S8 family serine peptidase → MTHSPKSDAIPGARRAARIAVAAGLVAALSAAGPIPLAMAADTPPAVPADADVKSAHAKLGADDADLLAEAKADGAKNVTMMIATAPGQTEQVATQLDAVKGGSVGRTHDKLGYVRATVPTGKADAAIAAATKLSSVHGVDLREEIPLDDPTPGADTTKKAGSKGDASYPAPGKRTPAKNPYNPSFETGAVEFVEDNPKADGRGVTIGILDSGVDLGHPALQKTTTGERKIVDWVTATDPILDSDRTWRPMVSSVSGPTFGYNGRTWTAPAGSYQVSTFLESYTVGGDAAGDANRDGDTTDSWGMLYDAAAGTVRVDLNNNQDFTDDTPMKPYKDGFQVGYFGTDDPKTDVVERQPFVVEIRKDVPMDPYGGDWVGKTADFVNVGVIESEHGTHVAGITAANGLFGGKMSGAAPGAKIVSSRACTWSGGCTNVALTEGMIDLVTERGVDIVNMSIGGLPALNDGNNARAELYTRLIDTYGVQLVISAGNSGPGANTIGDPALADKVISVGASVSRDTWAANYGSVVEKKYAMMPFSSRGPREDGGFTPTLTAPGAAINTIQTWMPGAPVAEAGYDLPAGYGMLQGTSMASPQAAGASALLLSAAKQKRIDLTPAKLRTALTSTAGHISGVQAYEEGSGLIDVVEAWDAIRDGATAHQYTVKAPVDTAIDQFLKTPGQGTGLYDREGGLKAGQKKTYDITITRTSGPDRALRHKLDLENNAGRTFRVVGDDDVVLPLNKPVTVKVQAAPGSAGIKSAILEVDDPRTEGVDQQILTTVVVSAPLKYTYSASGTAQRNSTTSYFVTVPEGAKTLEIAMSGLKATSQTRFIAIHPYGVPADPTSTVNCYPNYNNPANTCRPDVRSYADPQPGVWEIEVESRRTSPLLDNPYKLDVAVLAANFDPETVTVPEAKIGTPATATWKVTNELAGLEGKLVGGPLGSSRTERPAIRTGETHETTVEVPAGAASLDVAIGNVSDTAADLDLAVYDEKGTRVAQSADGDSEESVSVASPAAGTYTIEVVGYSVPAGSTDYDYRDVFFSATLGSVTVDGSAPVKLGTGDSATVSGDVTVAAAAPEGRAFFGRVQLVNTRGTVAGLGNVAIEKVVP, encoded by the coding sequence ATGACCCACTCCCCCAAGAGCGACGCGATACCGGGCGCAAGACGCGCGGCCCGTATCGCCGTGGCCGCCGGTCTCGTCGCCGCGCTCTCCGCGGCCGGGCCGATCCCCCTGGCCATGGCGGCCGACACGCCGCCCGCCGTGCCCGCCGACGCGGACGTCAAGTCCGCGCACGCCAAGCTCGGCGCCGACGACGCGGACCTGCTCGCCGAGGCCAAGGCCGACGGCGCCAAGAACGTCACGATGATGATCGCCACCGCTCCGGGGCAGACCGAGCAGGTCGCCACCCAACTGGACGCGGTCAAGGGCGGTTCGGTCGGCCGGACCCACGACAAGCTCGGCTACGTCCGCGCCACCGTCCCCACCGGCAAGGCGGACGCGGCGATCGCCGCCGCCACCAAGCTCTCCTCCGTGCACGGCGTCGACCTGCGCGAGGAGATCCCGCTGGACGACCCGACGCCCGGCGCGGACACCACGAAGAAGGCCGGGAGCAAGGGCGACGCCAGCTACCCCGCGCCGGGGAAGCGGACGCCCGCGAAGAACCCGTACAACCCGTCCTTCGAGACCGGCGCCGTCGAGTTCGTCGAGGACAACCCGAAGGCGGACGGCCGCGGCGTCACCATCGGCATCCTCGACTCCGGTGTGGACCTCGGCCACCCGGCGCTGCAGAAGACCACCACCGGCGAGCGCAAAATCGTCGACTGGGTGACGGCGACCGACCCGATCCTGGACAGCGACCGGACCTGGCGTCCGATGGTCTCCTCGGTCTCCGGCCCGACCTTCGGCTACAACGGCAGGACCTGGACCGCCCCGGCGGGTTCGTACCAGGTCAGCACCTTCCTGGAGTCGTACACCGTCGGGGGCGACGCGGCCGGTGACGCCAACCGCGACGGCGACACCACCGACTCCTGGGGCATGCTCTACGACGCCGCCGCCGGCACGGTCCGCGTCGACCTGAACAACAACCAGGACTTCACCGACGACACCCCCATGAAGCCGTACAAGGACGGTTTCCAGGTCGGGTACTTCGGCACCGACGACCCGAAGACCGATGTCGTCGAGCGCCAGCCGTTCGTCGTGGAGATCCGCAAGGACGTCCCGATGGACCCCTACGGCGGCGACTGGGTCGGCAAGACGGCCGACTTCGTCAACGTCGGCGTCATCGAGTCCGAGCACGGCACGCACGTCGCCGGCATCACCGCCGCCAACGGCCTGTTCGGCGGGAAGATGTCCGGCGCCGCCCCCGGTGCGAAGATCGTCTCGTCGCGCGCCTGCACCTGGTCCGGCGGCTGCACCAACGTGGCGCTCACCGAGGGCATGATCGACCTCGTCACCGAGCGCGGCGTCGACATCGTCAACATGTCCATCGGCGGCCTGCCGGCGCTGAACGACGGCAACAACGCCCGCGCCGAGCTGTACACCCGCCTGATCGACACCTACGGCGTCCAGCTGGTGATCTCCGCGGGCAACTCCGGCCCCGGCGCCAACACCATCGGCGACCCCGCCCTGGCCGACAAGGTCATCTCGGTCGGCGCGTCCGTCTCCCGCGACACCTGGGCCGCCAACTACGGCTCCGTGGTGGAGAAGAAGTACGCCATGATGCCGTTCTCCTCGCGCGGTCCGCGTGAGGACGGCGGCTTCACGCCGACGCTGACCGCGCCCGGCGCGGCGATCAACACCATCCAGACCTGGATGCCGGGCGCCCCGGTCGCCGAGGCCGGCTACGACCTCCCGGCCGGCTACGGCATGCTCCAGGGCACCTCGATGGCGTCCCCGCAGGCCGCCGGCGCCTCCGCGCTGCTGCTGTCCGCGGCGAAGCAGAAGCGGATCGACCTCACCCCGGCGAAGCTGCGCACCGCCCTCACCTCCACCGCCGGCCACATCAGCGGTGTGCAGGCCTACGAGGAGGGCTCCGGCCTCATCGACGTCGTGGAGGCCTGGGACGCCATCCGCGACGGCGCCACCGCGCACCAGTACACGGTGAAGGCGCCGGTCGACACCGCGATCGACCAGTTCCTCAAGACCCCGGGCCAGGGCACCGGACTGTACGACCGTGAGGGCGGCCTCAAGGCCGGGCAGAAGAAGACGTACGACATCACGATCACCCGTACGTCCGGTCCCGACCGCGCGCTCCGGCACAAGCTGGACCTGGAGAACAACGCGGGCCGCACCTTCCGCGTCGTCGGCGACGACGACGTCGTGCTGCCGCTGAACAAGCCGGTGACCGTCAAGGTCCAGGCCGCGCCCGGCTCGGCCGGCATCAAGAGCGCGATCCTCGAGGTCGACGACCCGCGCACCGAGGGCGTCGACCAGCAGATCCTGACCACCGTGGTCGTCTCGGCGCCGCTGAAGTACACCTACTCCGCCTCCGGCACCGCCCAGCGCAACAGCACCACCTCCTACTTCGTCACCGTGCCCGAGGGCGCGAAGACGCTGGAGATCGCGATGAGCGGGCTGAAGGCCACGAGCCAGACCCGGTTCATCGCCATCCACCCGTACGGCGTCCCGGCCGACCCGACGTCGACGGTCAACTGCTACCCGAACTACAACAACCCGGCCAACACCTGCCGCCCCGACGTGCGCTCCTACGCGGACCCGCAGCCGGGCGTCTGGGAGATCGAGGTCGAGTCGCGCCGTACGTCGCCGCTGCTCGACAACCCGTACAAGCTGGACGTCGCCGTGCTCGCCGCGAACTTCGACCCGGAGACCGTGACGGTGCCCGAGGCGAAGATCGGCACGCCGGCCACCGCCACCTGGAAGGTGACGAACGAGCTCGCCGGCCTGGAGGGCAAGCTGGTGGGCGGCCCGCTCGGCTCGTCCAGGACCGAGCGTCCGGCCATCCGGACGGGTGAGACGCACGAGACGACGGTCGAGGTGCCCGCGGGCGCCGCGTCGCTCGACGTGGCCATCGGCAACGTCTCCGACACCGCCGCCGACCTGGACCTGGCGGTCTACGACGAGAAGGGCACCCGGGTCGCCCAGTCCGCGGACGGCGACTCGGAGGAGTCGGTCTCCGTCGCCTCCCCGGCGGCGGGCACCTACACCATCGAGGTCGTGGGCTACTCCGTCCCGGCCGGTTCGACGGACTACGACTACCGGGACGTGTTCTTCTCCGCCACGCTCGGTTCCGTCACCGTCGACGGCTCCGCCCCGGTGAAGCTGGGCACGGGCGACTCGGCCACCGTCTCCGGCGACGTCACCGTCGCGGCGGCGGCTCCCGAGGGACGCGCCTTCTTCGGGCGCGTGCAGCTGGTGAACACGCGCGGCACGGTCGCGGGCCTCGGCAACGTGGCGATCGAGAAGGTCGTCCCGTAA
- a CDS encoding DUF1203 domain-containing protein, which produces MTTRTARPVPPSVVRELLVTDDAGRPAVPHTDDEGGAPLRCCLRRSRPGERVALVSYAPLRRWAAGTGTDPGAYDEQGPVFLHAGECAGPQGTDLPFTHAHRVLRRYSADGRILGGRLVGAPEDFAPALTEAFADPATALVHVRAVEYGCFLYEVRRAGPDDTSQP; this is translated from the coding sequence ATGACGACCCGCACCGCACGTCCCGTACCCCCCTCGGTGGTCAGGGAACTCCTGGTCACCGACGACGCCGGCCGCCCGGCCGTCCCGCACACCGACGACGAGGGCGGCGCCCCGCTCCGCTGCTGCCTGCGCCGCAGCCGGCCCGGCGAGCGCGTCGCCCTCGTCTCCTACGCGCCGCTGCGCCGCTGGGCGGCCGGGACGGGTACGGACCCCGGCGCGTACGACGAGCAGGGCCCCGTCTTCCTGCACGCCGGGGAGTGCGCGGGCCCGCAGGGCACGGACCTGCCCTTCACCCACGCCCACCGCGTCCTGCGCCGCTACTCCGCCGACGGCCGCATCCTGGGCGGCCGCCTTGTCGGGGCGCCGGAGGACTTCGCGCCCGCCCTCACCGAGGCCTTCGCCGACCCCGCGACGGCACTGGTGCACGTACGGGCCGTGGAGTACGGCTGCTTCCTCTACGAGGTGCGCCGGGCCGGCCCGGACGACACGTCTCAGCCGTGA